The following coding sequences are from one Streptomyces sp. NBC_01485 window:
- the folP gene encoding dihydropteroate synthase: protein MSKQSGRGRVDGLPEWDRCAVMGVVNVTPDSFSDGGRWFDTTAAVKHGLHLVAEGADLIDVGGESTRPGATRVDEAEELRRVVPVVRGLASEGVVVSVDTMRASVAARALAAGAALVNDVSGGLADPAMIPAVADAGAPFVVMHWRGFLDGGNVKGVYADVVADVVDELHARVDAVLAGGVSPDRIVVDPGLGFSKEADHDLSLLAHLDRLHALGHPVLVAASRKRFLGRVLAGPGGAPPPARERDAATAAVSALAAQAGAWAVRVHEVRATADAVRVARAVEEAREERDTPDIRPGPHNTHAPHAPHGAEGAR from the coding sequence ATGAGCAAGCAGAGCGGACGCGGGCGCGTCGACGGCCTTCCGGAATGGGACCGCTGCGCGGTCATGGGAGTCGTCAACGTCACCCCCGACTCCTTCTCCGACGGCGGCCGCTGGTTCGACACGACGGCCGCCGTCAAACACGGCCTCCACCTCGTCGCCGAAGGCGCGGACCTGATCGATGTCGGTGGCGAGTCCACCCGCCCCGGCGCCACCCGCGTGGACGAGGCCGAGGAGCTGCGCCGGGTCGTCCCCGTCGTCCGCGGCCTCGCCTCCGAAGGCGTCGTCGTCTCCGTCGACACGATGCGCGCCTCCGTCGCCGCCCGGGCCCTCGCGGCCGGCGCCGCCCTCGTCAACGACGTCAGCGGCGGCCTCGCCGACCCGGCGATGATCCCGGCCGTGGCCGACGCGGGCGCCCCCTTCGTCGTCATGCACTGGCGCGGCTTCCTCGATGGCGGCAACGTCAAGGGCGTCTACGCCGACGTCGTCGCCGACGTCGTGGACGAACTCCACGCGCGCGTGGACGCCGTTCTGGCGGGCGGTGTCTCCCCGGACCGCATCGTCGTCGACCCGGGCCTCGGCTTCTCCAAGGAGGCCGACCACGACCTCTCCCTCCTGGCCCACCTCGACCGCCTGCACGCCCTCGGCCACCCGGTGCTCGTCGCCGCCTCCCGCAAGCGGTTCCTCGGCCGCGTCCTGGCCGGCCCAGGAGGCGCGCCGCCACCCGCGCGCGAGCGGGACGCCGCCACGGCCGCCGTCTCCGCCCTCGCGGCACAGGCCGGCGCCTGGGCGGTCCGCGTGCACGAGGTGCGCGCGACGGCGGACGCCGTGCGGGTCGCACGCGCCGTGGAAGAGGCACGCGAGGAAAGAGACACGCCGGACATCCGTCCCGGCCCGCACAACACACACGCCCCGCACGCCCCGCACGGCGCAGAAGGAGCCCGGTGA
- a CDS encoding DUF3180 domain-containing protein, which produces MRELRIRVLAGVFVVAAILSWAGARLWNSIGTLPSVPLAAPIVLGLIAVVLLATALSLRGRLKAQRERRPEAKGVDPLMAARAVVFGQASALVAALVSGMYGGAGVFLLESLDIPARRDQAIYAGFSVLAGIAVIAAAIFLERVCKLPEDDDHDKGAASAA; this is translated from the coding sequence GTGAGAGAGCTGCGCATCAGGGTGCTGGCCGGCGTGTTCGTCGTCGCCGCGATCCTGTCCTGGGCGGGCGCCCGCCTCTGGAACTCGATCGGGACCCTTCCCAGCGTCCCGCTGGCCGCCCCCATCGTCCTGGGCCTGATCGCCGTGGTCCTGCTGGCCACCGCGCTGTCGCTGCGCGGGCGGCTCAAGGCCCAGCGCGAGCGGCGCCCCGAGGCCAAGGGCGTCGATCCCCTGATGGCGGCCCGCGCGGTCGTCTTCGGCCAGGCCAGCGCCCTGGTGGCCGCCCTGGTCTCCGGCATGTACGGAGGCGCGGGCGTCTTCCTCCTGGAGTCCCTCGACATCCCCGCCCGCCGCGACCAGGCCATCTACGCCGGCTTCTCGGTCCTGGCCGGCATCGCTGTCATAGCGGCGGCCATCTTCCTGGAGCGCGTCTGCAAACTCCCCGAGGACGACGACCACGACAAGGGAGCGGCGTCGGCGGCGTGA
- the folK gene encoding 2-amino-4-hydroxy-6-hydroxymethyldihydropteridine diphosphokinase — protein sequence MTAFFTDGQSDPTVQPVPASVVEKVDAADTTLHNPQRAVISLGANLGNRLETLQGAIDALEDTPGVRIKAVSPVYETEPWGVEPGSQPSYFNAVVLLKTTLPPSSLLERAHAVEEAFHRVRDERWGARTLDVDIVAYADVVDDDPQLTLPHPRAHERAFVLAPWHDVEPEAQLPGRGAVADLLGTVTREGIATRQDLELHLPE from the coding sequence ATGACCGCGTTCTTCACCGACGGGCAGAGCGACCCGACCGTCCAGCCGGTACCGGCCTCCGTCGTCGAGAAGGTCGACGCCGCCGACACCACCCTGCACAACCCCCAACGGGCCGTGATCTCCCTCGGCGCCAACCTCGGCAACCGCCTGGAGACCCTCCAGGGCGCCATCGACGCCCTGGAGGACACCCCGGGCGTCCGCATCAAGGCCGTCTCGCCGGTGTACGAGACCGAGCCGTGGGGCGTCGAGCCCGGCAGCCAGCCGTCGTACTTCAACGCGGTGGTCCTGCTGAAGACGACTCTCCCGCCGTCCTCGCTCCTGGAGCGGGCGCACGCCGTCGAGGAGGCCTTCCACCGGGTACGGGACGAGCGCTGGGGCGCGCGCACGCTCGACGTCGACATCGTCGCGTACGCCGATGTCGTCGACGACGACCCGCAGCTCACCCTCCCCCACCCCCGCGCCCATGAACGCGCCTTCGTCCTCGCCCCCTGGCACGACGTGGAGCCCGAGGCCCAACTCCCCGGCCGCGGCGCGGTCGCCGACCTCCTCGGCACCGTCACGCGCGAGGGCATCGCGACCCGCCAGGACCTGGAACTCCACCTGCCCGAGTAG
- the ftsH gene encoding ATP-dependent zinc metalloprotease FtsH: protein MDVKRYFRGPVMWIVLAVLAVVVLMQVVGSSGGYKTVDTGQVIAAINDNKVESAKLTTGDEQTIKATLKNGTKIDGSSKIQASYIGDQGVTIANTLQTKYQDKQIPDGYTVSPTKQNAFVGILLSLLPFVLIVVVFLFLMNQMQGGGSRVMNFGKSKAKLITKDTPKTTFADVAGSDEAVEELHEIKEFLQEPAKFQAVGAKIPKGVLLYGPPGTGKTLLARAVAGEAGVPFYSISGSDFVEMFVGVGASRVRDLFEQAKANAPAIVFVDEIDAVGRHRGAGLGGGHDEREQTLNQLLVEMDGFDVKGGVILIAATNRPDILDPALLRPGRFDRQIAVDRPDMQGRLEILKVHQKGKPVAPDVDLSAVARRTPGFTGADLANVLNEAALLTARSDKKLIDNHSLDEAIDRVVAGPQKRTRIMSDKEKKITAYHEGGHALVAAASPNSDPVHKITILSRGRALGYTMVLPDEDKYSTTRNEMLDQLAYMLGGRAAEELVFHDPTTGAANDIEKATATARAMVTQYGMTERLGAIKFGGDNTEPFLGREMAHQRDYSEEVAALVDEEVKKLIENAHNEAWEILVENRDVLDNLVLQLLEKETLNKEQIAEVFSAIVKRPARPAWTGSSRRTPSTRPPVLSPRELALTNGANGATPAISTAKSTAVESTPVAEPTPEDRPES from the coding sequence ATGGACGTGAAGCGATACTTCCGTGGGCCGGTCATGTGGATCGTGCTGGCCGTCCTTGCCGTGGTCGTGTTGATGCAGGTCGTCGGCTCGTCCGGCGGCTACAAGACGGTGGACACAGGCCAGGTCATTGCAGCGATCAACGACAACAAGGTCGAGTCGGCCAAACTCACCACCGGTGACGAGCAGACCATCAAGGCCACGCTCAAGAACGGCACCAAGATCGATGGCAGCTCGAAGATCCAGGCGAGCTACATCGGTGACCAGGGCGTGACCATTGCCAACACGCTGCAGACCAAGTACCAGGACAAGCAGATCCCGGACGGCTACACGGTCTCTCCGACGAAGCAGAACGCCTTCGTCGGGATCCTGTTGTCCCTGCTCCCCTTCGTCCTCATCGTGGTCGTCTTCCTGTTCCTGATGAACCAGATGCAGGGCGGCGGCTCCCGAGTCATGAACTTCGGGAAGTCCAAGGCCAAGCTCATCACCAAGGACACCCCGAAGACGACGTTCGCCGACGTCGCCGGGTCGGACGAAGCCGTCGAGGAACTCCACGAGATCAAGGAGTTCCTCCAGGAACCGGCGAAGTTCCAGGCCGTCGGCGCCAAGATCCCCAAGGGCGTGCTCCTGTACGGGCCTCCCGGCACCGGCAAGACCCTGCTCGCGCGGGCCGTCGCCGGCGAGGCGGGCGTCCCCTTCTACTCGATCTCGGGTTCCGACTTCGTCGAGATGTTCGTCGGTGTCGGTGCCTCCCGAGTCCGTGACCTCTTCGAGCAGGCCAAGGCGAACGCCCCGGCGATCGTCTTCGTCGACGAGATCGACGCGGTCGGCCGCCATCGCGGCGCCGGCCTCGGCGGCGGTCACGACGAGCGTGAGCAGACGCTGAACCAGCTGCTCGTCGAGATGGACGGCTTCGACGTGAAGGGTGGCGTGATCCTCATCGCCGCCACGAACCGGCCCGACATCCTCGACCCGGCTCTCCTGCGCCCCGGCCGCTTCGACCGCCAGATCGCGGTCGACCGCCCGGACATGCAGGGCCGTCTGGAGATCCTCAAGGTCCACCAGAAGGGCAAGCCGGTCGCGCCCGACGTCGACCTCTCGGCCGTCGCCCGCCGCACCCCCGGCTTCACGGGTGCCGATCTCGCCAACGTGCTGAACGAGGCCGCGCTGCTGACGGCCCGTTCGGACAAGAAGCTGATCGACAACCACAGCCTGGACGAGGCGATCGACCGTGTGGTCGCGGGCCCGCAGAAGCGGACCCGGATCATGTCGGACAAGGAAAAGAAGATCACCGCGTACCACGAGGGCGGACACGCCCTGGTCGCGGCGGCCTCCCCGAACTCCGACCCGGTCCACAAGATCACCATCCTGTCCCGCGGCCGTGCGCTCGGTTACACGATGGTGCTCCCGGACGAGGACAAGTACTCCACCACCCGCAACGAGATGCTCGACCAGCTGGCCTACATGCTGGGCGGCCGAGCGGCGGAGGAACTGGTCTTCCACGACCCGACCACGGGCGCCGCGAACGACATCGAGAAGGCCACGGCGACCGCGCGGGCGATGGTCACCCAGTACGGCATGACCGAGCGGCTGGGCGCGATCAAGTTCGGCGGCGACAACACCGAGCCGTTCCTCGGCCGTGAGATGGCTCACCAGCGCGACTACTCGGAAGAGGTCGCCGCGCTGGTGGACGAGGAAGTCAAGAAGCTCATCGAGAACGCGCACAACGAGGCCTGGGAGATCCTGGTCGAGAACCGCGACGTCCTCGACAACCTGGTGCTTCAGCTGCTCGAGAAGGAGACGCTGAACAAGGAGCAGATCGCCGAGGTCTTCTCCGCCATCGTCAAGCGCCCCGCCCGGCCCGCCTGGACCGGTTCCTCGCGGCGCACGCCGTCCACCCGTCCGCCGGTGCTCTCCCCCAGGGAGCTCGCACTGACGAACGGCGCCAACGGTGCGACGCCGGCGATCTCCACCGCCAAGTCCACCGCGGTGGAGTCCACCCCGGTGGCCGAGCCCACCCCGGAGGACCGCCCCGAGAGCTGA
- the folB gene encoding dihydroneopterin aldolase → MDRVALRGLKARGYHGVFPKEREEGQTFIVDVVLGLDTRPAAADDDLAKTVHYGVVAEEVVAVVQGDPVDLVETLAERIAQACLKHEGVQEVEVCVHKPDAPITVPFDDVTVTITRSRV, encoded by the coding sequence GTGGATCGTGTCGCGCTGCGCGGCCTGAAGGCCCGCGGGTACCACGGCGTGTTCCCCAAGGAACGCGAGGAGGGCCAGACCTTCATCGTGGACGTCGTCCTGGGCCTGGACACCCGACCGGCCGCCGCCGACGACGACCTGGCGAAAACCGTGCACTACGGCGTCGTGGCGGAGGAGGTCGTGGCCGTCGTCCAGGGCGACCCCGTCGACCTCGTCGAGACGCTCGCCGAGCGCATCGCCCAGGCCTGCCTGAAGCACGAAGGGGTCCAGGAGGTCGAGGTCTGCGTGCACAAACCGGACGCACCGATCACGGTCCCCTTCGACGACGTGACCGTCACCATCACCCGGAGCCGAGTATGA
- the folE gene encoding GTP cyclohydrolase I FolE, whose protein sequence is MTDPVTLDGEGSIGEFDEKRAENAVRELLIAVGEDPDREGLKETPARVARAYREIFAGLWQQPEDVLTTTFDLGHDEMVLVKDIEVFSTCEHHLVPFRGVAHVGYIPSVSGKITGLSKLARLVDVYARRPQVQERLTTQIADSLMGILEPRGVIVVIECEHMCMSMRGIRKPGAKTITSAVRGQLRDAATRNEAMSLIMAR, encoded by the coding sequence ATGACCGACCCCGTGACGCTGGACGGTGAGGGCTCCATCGGCGAGTTCGACGAGAAGCGTGCCGAGAACGCCGTGCGCGAGCTCCTGATCGCGGTCGGCGAGGACCCGGACCGCGAGGGGCTGAAGGAGACACCGGCGAGGGTGGCGCGGGCGTACCGGGAGATATTCGCGGGGCTGTGGCAGCAGCCGGAGGACGTGCTGACGACGACGTTCGACCTGGGGCACGACGAGATGGTGCTCGTGAAGGACATCGAGGTGTTCAGCACCTGTGAGCACCATCTCGTGCCGTTCAGGGGCGTCGCCCACGTCGGCTACATCCCGTCCGTCAGCGGGAAGATCACCGGTCTGTCCAAGCTGGCCCGGCTGGTGGACGTCTACGCGCGGCGTCCGCAGGTGCAGGAACGTCTCACCACGCAGATCGCCGACTCCCTGATGGGGATCCTGGAGCCGCGCGGTGTGATCGTGGTCATCGAGTGCGAGCACATGTGCATGTCCATGCGGGGCATCCGCAAGCCCGGCGCCAAGACCATCACGTCGGCGGTCCGGGGGCAGTTGCGGGACGCGGCGACGCGCAACGAGGCGATGAGCCTGATCATGGCGCGCTGA
- a CDS encoding nuclear transport factor 2 family protein, with the protein MTAPHTDVEQVEAANTAFYEALEQGDFDGVSSLWLTPADLGVDETYHDPADVGVISCVHPGWPVLTGRGEVLRSYALIMANTDYIQFFLTDVHVSVTGDTALVTCTENILSGGPAPEAGEELGPLVGQLVVATNVFRRTPDGWKLWSHHASPVLAENDEPEESEDPDDEDTPA; encoded by the coding sequence GTGACCGCCCCCCACACCGACGTCGAGCAGGTCGAGGCCGCCAACACCGCCTTCTACGAGGCACTGGAACAAGGCGACTTCGACGGCGTGTCCTCGCTCTGGCTCACCCCGGCCGACCTGGGCGTGGACGAGACGTACCACGACCCCGCGGACGTTGGCGTGATCTCCTGCGTGCACCCGGGCTGGCCCGTGCTCACCGGGCGCGGCGAGGTCCTCAGGTCGTACGCGCTGATCATGGCGAACACCGACTACATCCAGTTCTTCCTCACCGACGTGCACGTCTCCGTCACCGGCGACACCGCGCTCGTGACCTGCACCGAGAACATCCTCAGCGGCGGCCCCGCGCCGGAGGCCGGCGAGGAGCTCGGGCCGCTCGTCGGCCAGCTGGTGGTCGCCACGAACGTGTTCCGCCGCACGCCCGACGGCTGGAAACTGTGGTCGCACCACGCCTCCCCGGTGCTGGCCGAAAACGACGAGCCCGAGGAGTCCGAGGACCCCGACGACGAGGACACCCCCGCCTGA